The sequence below is a genomic window from Lolium perenne isolate Kyuss_39 chromosome 4, Kyuss_2.0, whole genome shotgun sequence.
AGATGAGGTTGCAGATCTTAAATTGATCCAGGTTGTGGTTGCTTCTTGTTGCGTTCTTAAATCCTTTCCGTTTGATCTCGTGTACTTGAATTCGTCTATTTTTTCTGGATAGTTCTGAAATAGCAGTGCAGTGTAATGAACGATTTGTCACAGAGTCTTTTTTTTTTGGATGGAGAGAGATAAGGTGAGCGAGGTGAGCGAAAAGGGCGACGGTGATGGCGATCTGCGCGACCCCGTCGCTGCGACGCGCGGGCCGGGCTCCGCCTCGTTGCCGGCCGGGCCGCCGGAGCTGCCGGTGCCCCCTTGCGGTCGGTCCCCTCTCCAGGGGGTGGGGAGGAACCGGCGAGGTTACGGGCGCGGGGAGTGACCTCGACGGGGACGAGCTCTCCTCCTCCTCGGATGGGTCCGACGGCGGCGCATCCGAGGCGAGTCGGGCGGCGCCGCGCCGGCCTTGTGTACCCTGGAGGCTTTCGTGCGACGGGCGGTGGAGCGGGGGCTCCACGACGGCGACGAAGCGCTCGGCGTTTGCCGGGGAGGCGGAGTTCAGTACGgtggctcgcgccgccgccgcggttTCGGCGGCTCGGCGACGCGACGGTTCGGCGAGGTCCTCGGCGGGGGTCCTCCTCCCTTGGTCTGGCGCAGTTGACGAGGGTTCCGACGCCGGTGGAGCAGCCGGTCTTGGTCGCTGGTTCGCCGACGGGGAGTCGGGCCTTGGAGAGTCGGGCCTCGCCGAGATCCTCGCCGGCGATCTCGCCGGAGGAGGGGGAGCCCGGGATTTTTGAATCCAGGAGCGGGCTGGTGGGGGACAGGTGGGACCTGCGCCAACAGCCGTTGACCGAGGATGACGTGGACTCCACTCCCTCTGGGCTGGAGGGTGGGCTACTTCTTCCTTTGGGCCTGGAACAGGTCGGGCCCAGCCCGCCAGGAGGAGACGGGGTCGGCCTCTTGCGGTCTGGCCCACTTGCCACCACAGGCCGGCCCGATGGCCCAGGCGCGCCCACCAGGTTTAAGTGGCTTTGGCTGCCTAAGGGCTGCATCGAGCCATCTCTAGGGTTCCCTGCTAGGTCCTCCGAAGTGCGGCGCCGCCTCTCTGACCCCTTTGCTCCGCGCCATCGCCTTCTCCGCCGCTCCCCTGATCCAGCGCCGCTGGTCCGCTCCTTCGCGGCGGCGGTCATGGCGGGTGGCTTCGACGACGGGCGCAAGAGGAGATTTGATGAGGGCGCCGGGCGCTGCTTGCCAGGAGGCCGCGGCGCGCGGGCCGGGGACGCCAAGACGGCGGCGGGGGAGGTCGGCATgatggaggcggaggaggcggcggtggaAGCTGGCAAGAGGGAGGAGAAGGAGGTGGGCGGCAGGATGGTGGAGGACGTGGTGCTGGTGGCGGTCGCCAAGACGGGGGTGGAGGTGGCTGGTATGCGGGCGGTGGCGGAGCTGGTGGGCGGGCTGATGGTGGAAGTGGCTGGTCGGAAGGCTCGGGCGGCGGGCGCCAGGAAGGAGGTGGCTACCGCTACCTCGAGGGCCCTGGCCCTGGTCGCCAGGACGGCTGGCAGGAGGGTACCGGCGGTCAAGACCGTGGCCGGGGCGACTTCGGCTCCTTCGGGGCTCCGCCGCCTTGGTGGGAGGAGCAGCGACGGAGGGAGGATGCCCTGGCCAACCGCCGTCCAGACGGCAACTCCGGCAGGGGTGCTGGGCAGCCGCGGCAGGGCGAGCGGGGTAATTCCCGTGGGCAGCATCAGCAACAGAAGCTCAAGGGGAAGAAGCAGGCGGGTGGCGCATCAGGGGATGGCCTGCCACCGGCCAAGGACAAAGCCAAGCATGCGGCCCCGGCGGCGGGCGAGTGCTTCAAGTGTGGGCGTGAGGGGCACTTCCAATCAGAGTGCACTTTCGACCCTCTCTGCGTCGTGTGCTCTGGGGAGGGGCACACGTCCGCGAACTGTCCGTCAAGGGGTAAAGGGATGCGGCTGGAGACCATGGGGCATGCTATCACCGGCGGCGGCTTCTACAACATCGACGTAGAGCCGCTTAAGGGGGGTAAGGGCAGTGGTGAGGTCTTTGCAGCGGTCATCAAGTTCGCCGCGGCACCGCTCTCTGAAGAGCAACTTTCTGATGAGCTGAAACACTTGGTCGATGAGCTGTGGGACTGGCAGGTCCGCAAGATCTCCGACTCCGAGTTCTCAGTGGTCTTCCCCACCCGTCAGATCCGGAAGCGCAGCACTGGAAGTGGGAAGCTGCACCTCCCCTTGAGCAAGACAGACACGGAGATCCGGGAGGCCTTCCTGGCTCCGAGGCCGAGCCTCATCCTCCCCTCCACTTGGGTCCGCCTCACAGGGGTGCCGGAGGATCTGATGGTGCGGGAGCGCCTCATGGCGGCATTTACCATGATCGGCAGGCCTATCGACGTTGAtgagctctccatcaagaaaagcGAGCATGAGCCTATCCGCATGCGCTTCCACTGCCGCTATCCGGAGCGGATCAAAGGCTCTGTGCAAATCTTCGTCAATGGCGAAGGCTACACGGTGGGGGTGCAGGCTGAGGCACCACCGAGGGGGTCGGCCGGGGCGGGGACAGGGGGTCCACCGCCGCCTCCTGCTCGCAAGGATCGTGAGGATGACTCCGATGAGCTGTCCTCTGACAGCGAGTGGAACAAACACCGCCGCTCTCGCCGCGGTGGCAAGGAAAAGGGCAAGGGCGATGACCCGCCTTCTGCGGCCGGGGGTGCCTCGGGTCCTTCAGGTTCGAAATCTGTGGGAGCTTCACTGGGAGTGGCTCTCGTTCTGGACCAGTATGGTTCCAACCTCTCGGCCTCGGCGGAGGTGCTGCCTTCCCTCCCCCTCCTTGACGCCTCCAAGCTGATGCCCGGGGTCCAGAGCGACCACCTTGGCGCTTTTGAGGAGTCCCTGGAGTCTGGGGAGATGGAGTCCCACCTCACTGACCCTCTGGCCTCGTGGGTGGAAGACAGTCAGCAGGCGGAGGGGCCTCCGGCCAAGGTGGCTAGGCGCTCGctgccttccccgccgccggccgtGGGTGCGGAGGGTGTGGAGTTGGTGGAGATGGAGACGGTGGAGGAGTCCGATGTGGAGGAGCAGGTGGAGGGCGGCGATCTGCGGGCGGAGGTGGCTGTGGTGACGCCTATCGCTCAAGGCCCGCGCTCAAAGGCCGTCTACTACAAGCGTGCCCAGGCGACCCCGGCCTCGGCGGTGCGGAAGAGCGCCAGGAACGCCTCCGTGGCTCCTGGTACCTCCGCTCTGGCGAGGGCGCAGCAGCTGATTGCCGAGAAGAACCTGGAGGGGAAGACGGCGCCCGCGTCGACGATCGGCAAGGAGAAAGGTAATGTTTTTTCTGTTCTTGACATCCTCTCTGACTCTCACCTCACCTCTGTTGTCACGGATAGCTGCATGATGTTCGTTCCTTCGGCAAGGGAGCCGGGGGAAGCGCTTTCCATTGTTCGGGCCA
It includes:
- the LOC127347246 gene encoding uncharacterized protein; the protein is MLEAAADVDPATLVVALRSSKDSSAKGVVDAYGAAPVATTAARDTAGGWARPRAHWHARPRPRARVAEAFDGAQRPSSLLNLGIILLDEVADLKLIQRDKVSEVSEKGDGDGDLRDPVAATRGPGSASLPAGPPELPGSLLGPPKCGAASLTPLLRAIAFSAAPLIQRRWRPRRAGRGRQDGGGGGRHDGGGGGGGGSWQEGGEGGGRQDGGGRGAGGGRQDGGGGGWYAGGGGAGGRADGGSGWSEGSGGGRQEGGGYRYLEGPGPGRQDGWQEGTGGQDRGRGDFGSFGAPPPWWEEQRRREDALANRRPDGNSGRGAGQPRQGERGNSRGQHQQQKLKGKKQAGGASGDGLPPAKDKAKHAAPAAGECFKCGREGHFQSECTFDPLCVVCSGEGHTSANCPSRGKGMRLETMGHAITGGGFYNIDVEPLKGGKGSGEVFAAVIKFAAAPLSEEQLSDELKHLVDELWDWQVRKISDSEFSVVFPTRQIRKRSTGSGKLHLPLSKTDTEIREAFLAPRPSLILPSTWVRLTGVPEDLMVRERLMAAFTMIGRPIDVDELSIKKSEHEPIRMRFHCRYPERIKGSVQIFVNGEGYTVGVQAEAPPRGSAGAGTGGPPPPPARKDREDDSDELSSDSEWNKHRRSRRGGKEKGKGDDPPSAAGGASGPSGSKSVGASLGVALVLDQYGSNLSASAEVLPSLPLLDASKLMPGVQSDHLGAFEESLESGEMESHLTDPLASWVEDSQQAEGPPAKVARRSLPSPPPAVGAEGVELVEMETVEESDVEEQVEGGDLRAEVAVVTPIAQGPRSKAVYYKRAQATPASAVRKSARNASVAPGTSALARAQQLIAEKNLEGKTAPASTIGKEKDLEGSGQTEGLTATGRGTGRG